A genomic region of Danio aesculapii chromosome 21, fDanAes4.1, whole genome shotgun sequence contains the following coding sequences:
- the rbm14a gene encoding RNA-binding protein 14a produces the protein MDDSSAVKLFVGNLDLETTQDDLIALFAPFGEVVHITVLRQFAFVHLQGEGAADSAIRDLNGREYRGRSLVVEESKGRPLNSTKVFVGNLCASCSVEDLFDLFSAYGKVLDCDKVKTKPSSLTGYAFVYMEHKEDAEQAIEGLHGTTFMGRPLAVELSKVQQSTNKVPCASCGAHGHFAGECPINRPPMEHHQSQAAVLAAAAAAAAGLPLQVQQSVHNSFYNTASSDPTFAALKDLTTSRVDGKPVSSMVYGALASQVYSSVADQVIGSTSQAAEGYPTEAEAPPGVAYGTEPDPHTLFEAARARFFEQGQQVLAEQQAVTKSDRDRSPIRRTAPLLPDPSPQQFSQARPKRRALLPTPPGGPELPPVKNGDPIARCYAEYYQQYQQYQQYQQYQQYHQYHQYQYNYPPPPPPPPAPMPMMPPGPMDVQQMMAPGTSISPRVYEPTPTHKEPLLRRPDYPHQHTSESPYR, from the exons ATGGACGACAGCAGCGCAGTGAAGCTCTTTGTGGGGAATCTGGATTTGGAAACCACACAAGATGACCTAATAGCGCTTTTTGCCCCTTTTGGAGAAGTGGTGCACATAACTGTACTCAGGCAGTTTGCCTTTGTCCATCTGCAGGGAGAAGGGGCAGCTGACAGTGCCATCCGTGATCTGAATGGTCGAGAGTACCGCGGCCGGAGCCTTGTAGTTGAAGAGTCCAAAGGGAGGCCCCTCAATTCCACCAAAGTATTTGTTGGGAACCTGTGCGCTTCCTGTTCCGTCGAAGACCTGTTTGATCTCTTCTCAGCTTACGGCAAAGTTCTTGATTGTGACAAAGTAAAGA CAAAGCCCTCGTCTCTAACAGGCTACGCCTTTGTGTACATGGAGCACAAAGAGGACGCAGAACAAGCCATTGAGGGTCTACACGGGACCACGTTTATGGGACGTCCGCTTGCAGTGGAGCTCTCAAAGGTACAGCAGTCCACAAACAAGGTTCCGTGTGCCAGCTGTGGTGCACATGGTCACTTTGCAGGTGAATGCCCGATCAATAGGCCCCCAATGGAGCACCATCAGAGCCAAGCTGCTGTTTTAGCCGCAGCTGCTGCCGCCGCTGCTGGTCTTCCCCTTCAGGTGCAGCAGAGTGTCCACAACTCGTTCTACAACACTGCAAGCAGTGACCCGACGTTTGCAGCTCTGAAAGACTTGACCACTTCCAGGGTTGATGGCAAACCTGTGAGCTCCATGGTGTACGGTGCCCTGGCGAGCCAAGTCTATAGTTCTGTCGCAGATCAGGTGATCGGCTCGACCAGTCAGGCTGCTGAGGGCTACCCGACTGAAGCGGAGGCTCCACCAGGTGTCGCTTATGGGACAGAGCCTGACCCTCACACCCTCTTTGAAGCTGCCCGTGCCCGATTCTTTGAGCAGGGACAACAAGTGCTGGCTGAACAGCAGGCAGTGACCAAATCGGATCGAGACAGAAGTCCAATACGGCGCACAGCCCCATTACTGCCTGATCCATCTCCTCAGCAATTCTCCCAGGCGCGACCTAAACGACGAGCCCTGCTTCCAACACCACCCGGAGGTCCAGAGCTACCCCCCGTTAAAAATGGAGACCCAATTGCTAG GTGCTATGCTGAGTACTACCAGCAGTACCAGCAGTACCAACAATACCAACAGTACCAGCAGTATCATCAGTATCATCAATACCAGTACAACTATCCACCCCCTCCACCACCACCGCCTGCTCCGATGCCCATGATGCCTCCAGGCCCGATGGATGTGCAACAGATGATGGCCCCTGGCACCAGCATTTCACCAAGAGTGTATGAGCCAACTCCAACACACAAGGAGCCCCTCCTACGCCGCCCTGATTACCCTCACCAACACACATCAGAGTCCCCATATCGATAG